In Bactrocera oleae isolate idBacOlea1 chromosome 5, idBacOlea1, whole genome shotgun sequence, a genomic segment contains:
- the LOC106616827 gene encoding centrosomal protein of 131 kDa isoform X1 — MRSASYTIYKLRTAKPIWLKIENCEKKMVFIALIVALLQAASTEGSNQEPSLDDVPLSIYVDASKEIDYFISLAKSIDEKQRILEEALARLSAEVKATEERWNERLSAEVKETQRLNERMSAVVKATEERWNESVSAEVKATEERWNERMSVVVKATEERWNESVSAEVKATEERWNERLSAEVKETQWLIESKIFRMAAAVKATEERWNKRLSAEVKETQRLNERMSAVVKATEERWNERLSAEVKETQWLIESKIFRMSVAVKATEERWNKRLSAEVKATEERWTEKMSILENKFKNLSNQLTKSPDIATLHKRPAELACEKITSKLQSIGVTSITDVAVHLGAFTEGGFKLWELCYFALIDTRFVLTAADCLSSHNVTTLELNLYIVLKKVKAIHIHPEFSINPALNNIGLIEMNSEVEYTFDLYPACMYTSAFNPKSGLMERGTKVQIVADSECLNKHTTQLLPNQMCVKSLTHNCRQKGEPIFVLNEETFSKHQLVGIIGKRSCIDEPYVITNVFAYLDFIESIVWPKKEN, encoded by the exons AgaattgcgaaaaaaaaatgGTATTTATTGCACTCATCGTCGCGCTTCTCCAAGCGGCGAGCACAGAGGGATCTAACCAGGAGCCTTCTCTGGACGATGTGCCACTTTCAATTTATGTAGATGCCAGTAAGGAAATAGACTATTTTATTAGCTTGGCGAAATCAATCGATGAAAAACAAAGAATTTTAGAGGAGGCATTGGCAAG GCTGTCAGCGGAAGTCAAAGCAACGGAGGAAAGGTGGAATGAAAG gctGTCAGCGGAGGTCAAAGAAACGCAGAGGTTGAATGAAAG gATGTCGGCGGTAGTCAAAGCAACGGAGGAAAGGTGGAATGAAAG cgTGTCGGCGGAAGTCAAAGCAACGGAGGAAAGGTGGAATGAAAG gATGTCGGTGGTAGTCAAAGCAACGGAGGAAAGGTGGAATGAAAG cgTGTCGGCGGAAGTCAAAGCAACGGAGGAAAGGTGGAATGAAAG GCTGTCGGCGGAAGTCAAAGAAACGCAGTGGTTGATTGAAAG CAAAATTTTCAGGATGGCGGCTGCAGTCAAAGCAACGGAGGAAAGGTGGAATAAAAG gctGTCAGCGGAAGTCAAAGAAACGCAGAGGTTGAATGAAAG gATGTCGGCGGTAGTCAAAGCAACGGAGGAAAGGTGGAATGAAAG GCTGTCGGCGGAAGTCAAAGAAACGCAGTGGTTGATTGAAAG CAAAATTTTCAGGATGTCGGTGGCAGTCAAAGCAACGGAGGAAAGGTGGAATAAAAG gctGTCAGCGGAAGTCAAAGCAACGGAGGAAAGGTGGACTGAAAAAATGtctattttggaaaataaatttaaaaatttaagcaacCAGCTGACAAAAAG TCCCGATATTGCCACTCTTCATAAACGTCCAGCAGAGCTTG cttGCGAGAAGATAACAAGTAAACTACAATCGATTGGAGTGACAAGTATTACTGATGTAGCCGTTCACTTAGGTGCCTTTACTGAAGGTGGTTTTAAACTTTGGGAATTATGTTATTTCGCTCTGATCGACACACGTTTTGTGTTAACTGCGGCAGATTGCTTGTCTTCTCATAACGTTACAACGCTGGAACTGAACTTGTACATTGTATTGAAGAAAGTGAAG GCAATTCACATACATCCCGAGTTTTCAATAAATCCGGCGCTTAATAATATTGGGTTGATTGAAATGAACAGTGAAGTGGAATACACTTTCGACCTGTATCCAGCTTGTATGTACACATCAGCATTCAATCCAAAGAGTG GCCTCATGGAAAGAGGTACGAAAGTTCAGATTGTGGCAGACTCGGAATGTCTTAATAAGCATACTACTCAACTACTCCCCAATCAAATGTGTGTAAAGAGCTTGACTCACAATTGCCGTCAGAAGGGTGAACCAATATTTGTTCTAAACGAAGAAACATTCAGCAAACACCAGCTGGTCGGAATTATAGGAAAGCGATCTTGCATTGATGAACCCTATGTGATAACAAATGTGTTTGCATACTTAGACTTTATAGAAAGCATTGTCTGGccgaaaaaagaaaattga
- the LOC106616827 gene encoding uncharacterized protein isoform X3, with product MRSASYTIYKLRTAKPIWLKIENCEKKMVFIALIVALLQAASTEGSNQEPSLDDVPLSIYVDASKEIDYFISLAKSIDEKQRILEEALARLSAEVKATEERWNERMSAVVKATEERWNESVSAEVKATEERWNERMSVVVKATEERWNESVSAEVKATEERWNERLSAEVKETQWLIESKIFRMAAAVKATEERWNKRLSAEVKETQRLNERMSAVVKATEERWNERLSAEVKETQWLIESKIFRMSVAVKATEERWNKRLSAEVKATEERWTEKMSILENKFKNLSNQLTKSPDIATLHKRPAELACEKITSKLQSIGVTSITDVAVHLGAFTEGGFKLWELCYFALIDTRFVLTAADCLSSHNVTTLELNLYIVLKKVKAIHIHPEFSINPALNNIGLIEMNSEVEYTFDLYPACMYTSAFNPKSGLMERGTKVQIVADSECLNKHTTQLLPNQMCVKSLTHNCRQKGEPIFVLNEETFSKHQLVGIIGKRSCIDEPYVITNVFAYLDFIESIVWPKKEN from the exons AgaattgcgaaaaaaaaatgGTATTTATTGCACTCATCGTCGCGCTTCTCCAAGCGGCGAGCACAGAGGGATCTAACCAGGAGCCTTCTCTGGACGATGTGCCACTTTCAATTTATGTAGATGCCAGTAAGGAAATAGACTATTTTATTAGCTTGGCGAAATCAATCGATGAAAAACAAAGAATTTTAGAGGAGGCATTGGCAAG GCTGTCAGCGGAAGTCAAAGCAACGGAGGAAAGGTGGAATGAAAG gATGTCGGCGGTAGTCAAAGCAACGGAGGAAAGGTGGAATGAAAG cgTGTCGGCGGAAGTCAAAGCAACGGAGGAAAGGTGGAATGAAAG gATGTCGGTGGTAGTCAAAGCAACGGAGGAAAGGTGGAATGAAAG cgTGTCGGCGGAAGTCAAAGCAACGGAGGAAAGGTGGAATGAAAG GCTGTCGGCGGAAGTCAAAGAAACGCAGTGGTTGATTGAAAG CAAAATTTTCAGGATGGCGGCTGCAGTCAAAGCAACGGAGGAAAGGTGGAATAAAAG gctGTCAGCGGAAGTCAAAGAAACGCAGAGGTTGAATGAAAG gATGTCGGCGGTAGTCAAAGCAACGGAGGAAAGGTGGAATGAAAG GCTGTCGGCGGAAGTCAAAGAAACGCAGTGGTTGATTGAAAG CAAAATTTTCAGGATGTCGGTGGCAGTCAAAGCAACGGAGGAAAGGTGGAATAAAAG gctGTCAGCGGAAGTCAAAGCAACGGAGGAAAGGTGGACTGAAAAAATGtctattttggaaaataaatttaaaaatttaagcaacCAGCTGACAAAAAG TCCCGATATTGCCACTCTTCATAAACGTCCAGCAGAGCTTG cttGCGAGAAGATAACAAGTAAACTACAATCGATTGGAGTGACAAGTATTACTGATGTAGCCGTTCACTTAGGTGCCTTTACTGAAGGTGGTTTTAAACTTTGGGAATTATGTTATTTCGCTCTGATCGACACACGTTTTGTGTTAACTGCGGCAGATTGCTTGTCTTCTCATAACGTTACAACGCTGGAACTGAACTTGTACATTGTATTGAAGAAAGTGAAG GCAATTCACATACATCCCGAGTTTTCAATAAATCCGGCGCTTAATAATATTGGGTTGATTGAAATGAACAGTGAAGTGGAATACACTTTCGACCTGTATCCAGCTTGTATGTACACATCAGCATTCAATCCAAAGAGTG GCCTCATGGAAAGAGGTACGAAAGTTCAGATTGTGGCAGACTCGGAATGTCTTAATAAGCATACTACTCAACTACTCCCCAATCAAATGTGTGTAAAGAGCTTGACTCACAATTGCCGTCAGAAGGGTGAACCAATATTTGTTCTAAACGAAGAAACATTCAGCAAACACCAGCTGGTCGGAATTATAGGAAAGCGATCTTGCATTGATGAACCCTATGTGATAACAAATGTGTTTGCATACTTAGACTTTATAGAAAGCATTGTCTGGccgaaaaaagaaaattga
- the LOC106616827 gene encoding uncharacterized protein isoform X33, which produces MRSASYTIYKLRTAKPIWLKIENCEKKMVFIALIVALLQAASTEGSNQEPSLDDVPLSIYVDASKEIDYFISLAKSIDEKQRILEEALARLSAEVKATEERWNERMSVVVKATEERWNERLSAEVKETQWLIESKIFRMAAAVKATEERWNKRLSAEVKETQRLNERMSAVVKATEERWNERLSAEVKETQWLIESKIFRMSVAVKATEERWNKRLSAEVKATEERWTEKMSILENKFKNLSNQLTKSPDIATLHKRPAELACEKITSKLQSIGVTSITDVAVHLGAFTEGGFKLWELCYFALIDTRFVLTAADCLSSHNVTTLELNLYIVLKKVKAIHIHPEFSINPALNNIGLIEMNSEVEYTFDLYPACMYTSAFNPKSGLMERGTKVQIVADSECLNKHTTQLLPNQMCVKSLTHNCRQKGEPIFVLNEETFSKHQLVGIIGKRSCIDEPYVITNVFAYLDFIESIVWPKKEN; this is translated from the exons AgaattgcgaaaaaaaaatgGTATTTATTGCACTCATCGTCGCGCTTCTCCAAGCGGCGAGCACAGAGGGATCTAACCAGGAGCCTTCTCTGGACGATGTGCCACTTTCAATTTATGTAGATGCCAGTAAGGAAATAGACTATTTTATTAGCTTGGCGAAATCAATCGATGAAAAACAAAGAATTTTAGAGGAGGCATTGGCAAG GCTGTCAGCGGAAGTCAAAGCAACGGAGGAAAGGTGGAATGAAAG gATGTCGGTGGTAGTCAAAGCAACGGAGGAAAGGTGGAATGAAAG GCTGTCGGCGGAAGTCAAAGAAACGCAGTGGTTGATTGAAAG CAAAATTTTCAGGATGGCGGCTGCAGTCAAAGCAACGGAGGAAAGGTGGAATAAAAG gctGTCAGCGGAAGTCAAAGAAACGCAGAGGTTGAATGAAAG gATGTCGGCGGTAGTCAAAGCAACGGAGGAAAGGTGGAATGAAAG GCTGTCGGCGGAAGTCAAAGAAACGCAGTGGTTGATTGAAAG CAAAATTTTCAGGATGTCGGTGGCAGTCAAAGCAACGGAGGAAAGGTGGAATAAAAG gctGTCAGCGGAAGTCAAAGCAACGGAGGAAAGGTGGACTGAAAAAATGtctattttggaaaataaatttaaaaatttaagcaacCAGCTGACAAAAAG TCCCGATATTGCCACTCTTCATAAACGTCCAGCAGAGCTTG cttGCGAGAAGATAACAAGTAAACTACAATCGATTGGAGTGACAAGTATTACTGATGTAGCCGTTCACTTAGGTGCCTTTACTGAAGGTGGTTTTAAACTTTGGGAATTATGTTATTTCGCTCTGATCGACACACGTTTTGTGTTAACTGCGGCAGATTGCTTGTCTTCTCATAACGTTACAACGCTGGAACTGAACTTGTACATTGTATTGAAGAAAGTGAAG GCAATTCACATACATCCCGAGTTTTCAATAAATCCGGCGCTTAATAATATTGGGTTGATTGAAATGAACAGTGAAGTGGAATACACTTTCGACCTGTATCCAGCTTGTATGTACACATCAGCATTCAATCCAAAGAGTG GCCTCATGGAAAGAGGTACGAAAGTTCAGATTGTGGCAGACTCGGAATGTCTTAATAAGCATACTACTCAACTACTCCCCAATCAAATGTGTGTAAAGAGCTTGACTCACAATTGCCGTCAGAAGGGTGAACCAATATTTGTTCTAAACGAAGAAACATTCAGCAAACACCAGCTGGTCGGAATTATAGGAAAGCGATCTTGCATTGATGAACCCTATGTGATAACAAATGTGTTTGCATACTTAGACTTTATAGAAAGCATTGTCTGGccgaaaaaagaaaattga
- the LOC106616827 gene encoding uncharacterized protein isoform X34 has protein sequence MRSASYTIYKLRTAKPIWLKIENCEKKMVFIALIVALLQAASTEGSNQEPSLDDVPLSIYVDASKEIDYFISLAKSIDEKQRILEEALARLSAEVKATEERWNERLSAEVKETQRLNERMSAVVKATEERWNESVSAEVKATEERWNERMSVVVKATEERWNESVSAEVKATEERWNERLSAEVKETQWLIESKIFRMAAAVKATEERWNKRLSAEVKATEERWTEKMSILENKFKNLSNQLTKSPDIATLHKRPAELACEKITSKLQSIGVTSITDVAVHLGAFTEGGFKLWELCYFALIDTRFVLTAADCLSSHNVTTLELNLYIVLKKVKAIHIHPEFSINPALNNIGLIEMNSEVEYTFDLYPACMYTSAFNPKSGLMERGTKVQIVADSECLNKHTTQLLPNQMCVKSLTHNCRQKGEPIFVLNEETFSKHQLVGIIGKRSCIDEPYVITNVFAYLDFIESIVWPKKEN, from the exons AgaattgcgaaaaaaaaatgGTATTTATTGCACTCATCGTCGCGCTTCTCCAAGCGGCGAGCACAGAGGGATCTAACCAGGAGCCTTCTCTGGACGATGTGCCACTTTCAATTTATGTAGATGCCAGTAAGGAAATAGACTATTTTATTAGCTTGGCGAAATCAATCGATGAAAAACAAAGAATTTTAGAGGAGGCATTGGCAAG GCTGTCAGCGGAAGTCAAAGCAACGGAGGAAAGGTGGAATGAAAG gctGTCAGCGGAGGTCAAAGAAACGCAGAGGTTGAATGAAAG gATGTCGGCGGTAGTCAAAGCAACGGAGGAAAGGTGGAATGAAAG cgTGTCGGCGGAAGTCAAAGCAACGGAGGAAAGGTGGAATGAAAG gATGTCGGTGGTAGTCAAAGCAACGGAGGAAAGGTGGAATGAAAG cgTGTCGGCGGAAGTCAAAGCAACGGAGGAAAGGTGGAATGAAAG GCTGTCGGCGGAAGTCAAAGAAACGCAGTGGTTGATTGAAAG CAAAATTTTCAGGATGGCGGCTGCAGTCAAAGCAACGGAGGAAAGGTGGAATAAAAG gctGTCAGCGGAAGTCAAAGCAACGGAGGAAAGGTGGACTGAAAAAATGtctattttggaaaataaatttaaaaatttaagcaacCAGCTGACAAAAAG TCCCGATATTGCCACTCTTCATAAACGTCCAGCAGAGCTTG cttGCGAGAAGATAACAAGTAAACTACAATCGATTGGAGTGACAAGTATTACTGATGTAGCCGTTCACTTAGGTGCCTTTACTGAAGGTGGTTTTAAACTTTGGGAATTATGTTATTTCGCTCTGATCGACACACGTTTTGTGTTAACTGCGGCAGATTGCTTGTCTTCTCATAACGTTACAACGCTGGAACTGAACTTGTACATTGTATTGAAGAAAGTGAAG GCAATTCACATACATCCCGAGTTTTCAATAAATCCGGCGCTTAATAATATTGGGTTGATTGAAATGAACAGTGAAGTGGAATACACTTTCGACCTGTATCCAGCTTGTATGTACACATCAGCATTCAATCCAAAGAGTG GCCTCATGGAAAGAGGTACGAAAGTTCAGATTGTGGCAGACTCGGAATGTCTTAATAAGCATACTACTCAACTACTCCCCAATCAAATGTGTGTAAAGAGCTTGACTCACAATTGCCGTCAGAAGGGTGAACCAATATTTGTTCTAAACGAAGAAACATTCAGCAAACACCAGCTGGTCGGAATTATAGGAAAGCGATCTTGCATTGATGAACCCTATGTGATAACAAATGTGTTTGCATACTTAGACTTTATAGAAAGCATTGTCTGGccgaaaaaagaaaattga
- the LOC106616827 gene encoding uncharacterized protein isoform X43, producing the protein MRSASYTIYKLRTAKPIWLKIENCEKKMVFIALIVALLQAASTEGSNQEPSLDDVPLSIYVDASKEIDYFISLAKSIDEKQRILEEALARLSAEVKATEERWNERLSAEVKETQRLNERMSVVVKATEERWNERMSAVVKATEERWNERLSAEVKETQWLIESKIFRMSVAVKATEERWNKRLSAEVKATEERWTEKMSILENKFKNLSNQLTKSPDIATLHKRPAELACEKITSKLQSIGVTSITDVAVHLGAFTEGGFKLWELCYFALIDTRFVLTAADCLSSHNVTTLELNLYIVLKKVKAIHIHPEFSINPALNNIGLIEMNSEVEYTFDLYPACMYTSAFNPKSGLMERGTKVQIVADSECLNKHTTQLLPNQMCVKSLTHNCRQKGEPIFVLNEETFSKHQLVGIIGKRSCIDEPYVITNVFAYLDFIESIVWPKKEN; encoded by the exons AgaattgcgaaaaaaaaatgGTATTTATTGCACTCATCGTCGCGCTTCTCCAAGCGGCGAGCACAGAGGGATCTAACCAGGAGCCTTCTCTGGACGATGTGCCACTTTCAATTTATGTAGATGCCAGTAAGGAAATAGACTATTTTATTAGCTTGGCGAAATCAATCGATGAAAAACAAAGAATTTTAGAGGAGGCATTGGCAAG GCTGTCAGCGGAAGTCAAAGCAACGGAGGAAAGGTGGAATGAAAG gctGTCAGCGGAGGTCAAAGAAACGCAGAGGTTGAATGAAAG gATGTCGGTGGTAGTCAAAGCAACGGAGGAAAGGTGGAATGAAAG gATGTCGGCGGTAGTCAAAGCAACGGAGGAAAGGTGGAATGAAAG GCTGTCGGCGGAAGTCAAAGAAACGCAGTGGTTGATTGAAAG CAAAATTTTCAGGATGTCGGTGGCAGTCAAAGCAACGGAGGAAAGGTGGAATAAAAG gctGTCAGCGGAAGTCAAAGCAACGGAGGAAAGGTGGACTGAAAAAATGtctattttggaaaataaatttaaaaatttaagcaacCAGCTGACAAAAAG TCCCGATATTGCCACTCTTCATAAACGTCCAGCAGAGCTTG cttGCGAGAAGATAACAAGTAAACTACAATCGATTGGAGTGACAAGTATTACTGATGTAGCCGTTCACTTAGGTGCCTTTACTGAAGGTGGTTTTAAACTTTGGGAATTATGTTATTTCGCTCTGATCGACACACGTTTTGTGTTAACTGCGGCAGATTGCTTGTCTTCTCATAACGTTACAACGCTGGAACTGAACTTGTACATTGTATTGAAGAAAGTGAAG GCAATTCACATACATCCCGAGTTTTCAATAAATCCGGCGCTTAATAATATTGGGTTGATTGAAATGAACAGTGAAGTGGAATACACTTTCGACCTGTATCCAGCTTGTATGTACACATCAGCATTCAATCCAAAGAGTG GCCTCATGGAAAGAGGTACGAAAGTTCAGATTGTGGCAGACTCGGAATGTCTTAATAAGCATACTACTCAACTACTCCCCAATCAAATGTGTGTAAAGAGCTTGACTCACAATTGCCGTCAGAAGGGTGAACCAATATTTGTTCTAAACGAAGAAACATTCAGCAAACACCAGCTGGTCGGAATTATAGGAAAGCGATCTTGCATTGATGAACCCTATGTGATAACAAATGTGTTTGCATACTTAGACTTTATAGAAAGCATTGTCTGGccgaaaaaagaaaattga
- the LOC106616827 gene encoding uncharacterized protein isoform X6 yields MRSASYTIYKLRTAKPIWLKIENCEKKMVFIALIVALLQAASTEGSNQEPSLDDVPLSIYVDASKEIDYFISLAKSIDEKQRILEEALARLSAEVKATEERWNERLSAEVKETQRLNERMSAVVKATEERWNERMSVVVKATEERWNESVSAEVKATEERWNERLSAEVKETQWLIESKIFRMAAAVKATEERWNKRLSAEVKETQRLNERMSAVVKATEERWNERLSAEVKETQWLIESKIFRMSVAVKATEERWNKRLSAEVKATEERWTEKMSILENKFKNLSNQLTKSPDIATLHKRPAELACEKITSKLQSIGVTSITDVAVHLGAFTEGGFKLWELCYFALIDTRFVLTAADCLSSHNVTTLELNLYIVLKKVKAIHIHPEFSINPALNNIGLIEMNSEVEYTFDLYPACMYTSAFNPKSGLMERGTKVQIVADSECLNKHTTQLLPNQMCVKSLTHNCRQKGEPIFVLNEETFSKHQLVGIIGKRSCIDEPYVITNVFAYLDFIESIVWPKKEN; encoded by the exons AgaattgcgaaaaaaaaatgGTATTTATTGCACTCATCGTCGCGCTTCTCCAAGCGGCGAGCACAGAGGGATCTAACCAGGAGCCTTCTCTGGACGATGTGCCACTTTCAATTTATGTAGATGCCAGTAAGGAAATAGACTATTTTATTAGCTTGGCGAAATCAATCGATGAAAAACAAAGAATTTTAGAGGAGGCATTGGCAAG GCTGTCAGCGGAAGTCAAAGCAACGGAGGAAAGGTGGAATGAAAG gctGTCAGCGGAGGTCAAAGAAACGCAGAGGTTGAATGAAAG gATGTCGGCGGTAGTCAAAGCAACGGAGGAAAGGTGGAATGAAAG gATGTCGGTGGTAGTCAAAGCAACGGAGGAAAGGTGGAATGAAAG cgTGTCGGCGGAAGTCAAAGCAACGGAGGAAAGGTGGAATGAAAG GCTGTCGGCGGAAGTCAAAGAAACGCAGTGGTTGATTGAAAG CAAAATTTTCAGGATGGCGGCTGCAGTCAAAGCAACGGAGGAAAGGTGGAATAAAAG gctGTCAGCGGAAGTCAAAGAAACGCAGAGGTTGAATGAAAG gATGTCGGCGGTAGTCAAAGCAACGGAGGAAAGGTGGAATGAAAG GCTGTCGGCGGAAGTCAAAGAAACGCAGTGGTTGATTGAAAG CAAAATTTTCAGGATGTCGGTGGCAGTCAAAGCAACGGAGGAAAGGTGGAATAAAAG gctGTCAGCGGAAGTCAAAGCAACGGAGGAAAGGTGGACTGAAAAAATGtctattttggaaaataaatttaaaaatttaagcaacCAGCTGACAAAAAG TCCCGATATTGCCACTCTTCATAAACGTCCAGCAGAGCTTG cttGCGAGAAGATAACAAGTAAACTACAATCGATTGGAGTGACAAGTATTACTGATGTAGCCGTTCACTTAGGTGCCTTTACTGAAGGTGGTTTTAAACTTTGGGAATTATGTTATTTCGCTCTGATCGACACACGTTTTGTGTTAACTGCGGCAGATTGCTTGTCTTCTCATAACGTTACAACGCTGGAACTGAACTTGTACATTGTATTGAAGAAAGTGAAG GCAATTCACATACATCCCGAGTTTTCAATAAATCCGGCGCTTAATAATATTGGGTTGATTGAAATGAACAGTGAAGTGGAATACACTTTCGACCTGTATCCAGCTTGTATGTACACATCAGCATTCAATCCAAAGAGTG GCCTCATGGAAAGAGGTACGAAAGTTCAGATTGTGGCAGACTCGGAATGTCTTAATAAGCATACTACTCAACTACTCCCCAATCAAATGTGTGTAAAGAGCTTGACTCACAATTGCCGTCAGAAGGGTGAACCAATATTTGTTCTAAACGAAGAAACATTCAGCAAACACCAGCTGGTCGGAATTATAGGAAAGCGATCTTGCATTGATGAACCCTATGTGATAACAAATGTGTTTGCATACTTAGACTTTATAGAAAGCATTGTCTGGccgaaaaaagaaaattga
- the LOC106616827 gene encoding uncharacterized protein isoform X45, whose protein sequence is MRSASYTIYKLRTAKPIWLKIENCEKKMVFIALIVALLQAASTEGSNQEPSLDDVPLSIYVDASKEIDYFISLAKSIDEKQRILEEALARLSAEVKATEERWNERLSAEVKETQRLNERLSAEVKETQRLNERMSAVVKATEERWNERLSAEVKETQWLIESKIFRMSVAVKATEERWNKRLSAEVKATEERWTEKMSILENKFKNLSNQLTKSPDIATLHKRPAELACEKITSKLQSIGVTSITDVAVHLGAFTEGGFKLWELCYFALIDTRFVLTAADCLSSHNVTTLELNLYIVLKKVKAIHIHPEFSINPALNNIGLIEMNSEVEYTFDLYPACMYTSAFNPKSGLMERGTKVQIVADSECLNKHTTQLLPNQMCVKSLTHNCRQKGEPIFVLNEETFSKHQLVGIIGKRSCIDEPYVITNVFAYLDFIESIVWPKKEN, encoded by the exons AgaattgcgaaaaaaaaatgGTATTTATTGCACTCATCGTCGCGCTTCTCCAAGCGGCGAGCACAGAGGGATCTAACCAGGAGCCTTCTCTGGACGATGTGCCACTTTCAATTTATGTAGATGCCAGTAAGGAAATAGACTATTTTATTAGCTTGGCGAAATCAATCGATGAAAAACAAAGAATTTTAGAGGAGGCATTGGCAAG GCTGTCAGCGGAAGTCAAAGCAACGGAGGAAAGGTGGAATGAAAG gctGTCAGCGGAGGTCAAAGAAACGCAGAGGTTGAATGAAAG gctGTCAGCGGAAGTCAAAGAAACGCAGAGGTTGAATGAAAG gATGTCGGCGGTAGTCAAAGCAACGGAGGAAAGGTGGAATGAAAG GCTGTCGGCGGAAGTCAAAGAAACGCAGTGGTTGATTGAAAG CAAAATTTTCAGGATGTCGGTGGCAGTCAAAGCAACGGAGGAAAGGTGGAATAAAAG gctGTCAGCGGAAGTCAAAGCAACGGAGGAAAGGTGGACTGAAAAAATGtctattttggaaaataaatttaaaaatttaagcaacCAGCTGACAAAAAG TCCCGATATTGCCACTCTTCATAAACGTCCAGCAGAGCTTG cttGCGAGAAGATAACAAGTAAACTACAATCGATTGGAGTGACAAGTATTACTGATGTAGCCGTTCACTTAGGTGCCTTTACTGAAGGTGGTTTTAAACTTTGGGAATTATGTTATTTCGCTCTGATCGACACACGTTTTGTGTTAACTGCGGCAGATTGCTTGTCTTCTCATAACGTTACAACGCTGGAACTGAACTTGTACATTGTATTGAAGAAAGTGAAG GCAATTCACATACATCCCGAGTTTTCAATAAATCCGGCGCTTAATAATATTGGGTTGATTGAAATGAACAGTGAAGTGGAATACACTTTCGACCTGTATCCAGCTTGTATGTACACATCAGCATTCAATCCAAAGAGTG GCCTCATGGAAAGAGGTACGAAAGTTCAGATTGTGGCAGACTCGGAATGTCTTAATAAGCATACTACTCAACTACTCCCCAATCAAATGTGTGTAAAGAGCTTGACTCACAATTGCCGTCAGAAGGGTGAACCAATATTTGTTCTAAACGAAGAAACATTCAGCAAACACCAGCTGGTCGGAATTATAGGAAAGCGATCTTGCATTGATGAACCCTATGTGATAACAAATGTGTTTGCATACTTAGACTTTATAGAAAGCATTGTCTGGccgaaaaaagaaaattga